The proteins below are encoded in one region of Argonema galeatum A003/A1:
- a CDS encoding DUF2681 domain-containing protein, with protein sequence MTYMPSQSLDQEAGSDAPSVFGIQFTPPVIGVLVAVLGLAGAAYLFFTLLMPTWEQLQTKKSEIETKLKEKQELATIEDQVKAAEVKVTEAQQKKAGVTALFANPNSLSTLLLDINKRIEARNSTLPEDRIKARLTKFEPDPQTSGIVNDSSLGAQINGKIYRQAFNVQMEGTFDQTRLFLIELERQKSLSVVKELKSTLAESTQRIAVNQREGQIVPIGNPETKINTGFKLQVLRPLTPEEQKLAAPPPAAGTPSPSPSPK encoded by the coding sequence ATGACTTATATGCCCAGTCAAAGCTTAGACCAGGAAGCTGGGTCTGATGCTCCTAGTGTCTTTGGGATTCAGTTCACGCCGCCCGTCATCGGCGTCCTCGTTGCTGTTCTTGGTTTGGCAGGAGCGGCTTACCTGTTTTTTACATTATTAATGCCAACCTGGGAGCAGTTACAAACCAAGAAAAGCGAGATTGAAACCAAACTAAAGGAAAAGCAAGAACTAGCAACGATCGAGGATCAGGTCAAAGCAGCTGAAGTTAAGGTAACAGAAGCCCAACAGAAAAAAGCCGGAGTTACGGCTTTGTTTGCCAATCCAAACAGCTTAAGTACTCTGCTGCTGGATATCAACAAACGCATTGAAGCTAGAAATAGTACTCTACCAGAAGATAGAATTAAGGCAAGACTGACAAAGTTTGAGCCAGACCCACAAACTTCTGGTATTGTTAATGACAGCTCTTTGGGAGCGCAGATTAACGGTAAAATATACCGTCAAGCGTTCAACGTGCAGATGGAAGGAACCTTCGATCAGACGCGGCTGTTTCTGATCGAGCTGGAGCGCCAGAAGTCACTATCAGTCGTCAAAGAACTGAAATCGACATTGGCAGAATCGACTCAAAGAATAGCGGTTAACCAGCGAGAAGGCCAAATTGTCCCGATCGGCAACCCAGAAACAAAAATTAACACTGGTTTTAAGCTGCAAGTGCTAAGACCGCTCACCCCAGAAGAACAGAAACTGGCAGCACCACCACCAGCGGCTGGTACACCGTCGCCATCGCCGTCACCAAAGTGA
- the pilM gene encoding type IV pilus assembly protein PilM, with translation MVNAFKNLFSKRKPGIAIELAPERINIAQLRKQGQGFKLVTLHSVEVPEGVFQEGQILDPPTMAEIIQTALADKKIKATRVASAIPGSAGAIVRIIPVPAELDERELRDMVLNHEASLYLPFPREEADVDYQKLGFFTDEDGIEKVHVMLAAVREEVTRTYIETFKQAGLELDVLEINSFALIRTIREQLRQFSSQEAAVLVNIEFESTEIAIIVDGVPQFSRTVAIGMYQIQSALSRAMNLPASRNTDLLKGMTIPTAPVDTVRSGSTGLNPGMSAMMRVLGELADELRRSIDFYLNQSNNLEVAQLLLAGPGGGIGQLDEFFTSRLSLPTTQVDPVAALSLEVTEEIPAVQRPGLGVVLGLGLREV, from the coding sequence GTGGTTAACGCCTTTAAGAATTTATTTTCCAAGCGCAAGCCGGGAATTGCGATCGAATTAGCCCCCGAACGGATAAATATTGCCCAACTGCGTAAGCAAGGTCAGGGCTTTAAACTGGTAACGTTGCACTCCGTCGAAGTTCCCGAAGGAGTCTTTCAAGAAGGACAGATTCTCGACCCGCCTACAATGGCGGAAATCATCCAGACAGCGCTGGCAGATAAAAAGATCAAAGCCACTCGCGTCGCCTCAGCCATACCGGGATCGGCAGGAGCAATTGTGAGAATTATTCCAGTTCCGGCAGAGCTAGATGAACGAGAACTCCGGGATATGGTATTAAATCATGAAGCAAGTCTGTACTTGCCATTTCCTCGCGAAGAAGCCGATGTGGATTATCAGAAACTAGGTTTCTTCACCGATGAAGATGGCATAGAAAAAGTACACGTGATGCTAGCCGCAGTGCGCGAAGAAGTAACGCGAACCTATATCGAGACTTTTAAGCAAGCTGGATTGGAGCTCGACGTGCTGGAAATTAACAGTTTTGCTCTGATTCGGACAATAAGAGAGCAACTGCGACAATTTTCTTCTCAAGAAGCCGCCGTGCTAGTAAACATTGAATTCGAGAGTACCGAAATTGCGATTATTGTAGATGGTGTGCCCCAATTTTCGCGCACTGTTGCGATCGGTATGTATCAAATTCAAAGCGCCCTCAGCCGTGCGATGAATTTACCCGCCTCTCGCAACACCGATTTGCTCAAAGGGATGACAATTCCCACCGCGCCGGTGGATACTGTGCGGAGTGGCTCAACCGGCCTCAATCCGGGAATGTCCGCTATGATGAGAGTCTTGGGAGAACTAGCCGACGAACTGCGCCGCTCGATCGATTTTTATCTCAATCAAAGCAACAATTTGGAAGTAGCCCAGTTGCTACTGGCAGGTCCAGGCGGCGGCATCGGACAGCTGGATGAATTCTTCACATCCCGGTTAAGTTTGCCAACGACTCAAGTAGACCCGGTGGCGGCATTATCCTTGGAAGTGACCGAAGAGATACCCGCAGTGCAACGACCTGGATTGGGAGTTGTGTTAGGTCTAGGACTAAGAGAGGTTTAA
- a CDS encoding PilN domain-containing protein — protein sequence MYSLEINFLKDGHVQQPADNTSAPKKPVPVNDRLLMLAGIGVGVLLPVAVGGAWFFLQNQIQQLTDKGTTLDQELGTLQKKKDQRDNSLAKVGQIESETKDLVTVFDQMKPWSAILQDVRDRLPVGVQVTTVTQTKPPATTAPPPPSAGTVALAVPPAPTTDKIEIAGVANSFSHVNDLVLTLQKSSFFKDIDTKLVSAALVDNPIQLYVPPSQTKSSGSSSQPPKLPRVVQFKIETYLSEKPASAMLKELESKGALGLVTRIENLKQQGALKP from the coding sequence ATGTATAGCCTTGAAATTAATTTTCTCAAAGACGGTCACGTTCAGCAACCAGCAGATAACACTTCTGCGCCCAAAAAGCCAGTACCCGTCAACGACAGGTTACTGATGTTGGCGGGAATAGGGGTTGGCGTACTTTTGCCAGTAGCGGTTGGAGGTGCGTGGTTCTTCCTGCAAAACCAAATACAACAGCTGACCGATAAAGGAACCACACTGGATCAAGAGTTGGGTACTTTGCAGAAGAAAAAAGACCAGAGGGACAATTCCCTGGCTAAGGTTGGTCAAATTGAGTCCGAGACCAAAGATTTAGTAACTGTATTCGATCAGATGAAGCCTTGGTCTGCCATACTACAGGATGTTCGCGATCGCCTGCCAGTAGGAGTGCAAGTTACAACAGTTACGCAAACTAAACCGCCAGCCACCACAGCCCCACCTCCTCCCTCGGCTGGCACAGTTGCCTTGGCAGTCCCACCCGCACCCACCACAGACAAAATTGAGATTGCCGGAGTCGCCAACTCGTTCAGTCATGTGAACGATTTAGTGCTGACACTCCAGAAATCGTCATTTTTCAAAGACATCGACACCAAGCTCGTATCGGCTGCGTTGGTCGATAATCCCATACAATTGTACGTACCTCCATCTCAAACCAAGTCTAGCGGTAGTTCTTCCCAACCGCCAAAACTACCAAGAGTAGTGCAATTTAAAATAGAAACTTACCTCAGTGAAAAGCCAGCTTCCGCTATGCTCAAAGAGCTGGAAAGTAAAGGTGCATTGGGACTGGTAACTCGCATCGAAAACCTTAAACAACAAGGAGCTCTTAAACCATGA